A part of Kitasatospora acidiphila genomic DNA contains:
- a CDS encoding ATP-binding protein, producing the protein MLITSPVVVGRGDELTLLDACLAAARQGEGRAVFLLGEAGIGKSRLAAECAYRAFSSGLAVLRGRAATTGATMPFRPIAEALLSYFRLGGPPQSPELVPYRSALGNLLPEWRTAEPAGEPASLFETAEAVLRLLLAIGRDLGQHRQPGCLLVIEDLHDAEAETLAVLEYLCDNLRNLPVCLVATLRPDADQAGELARTAALRRTAVLTELRPLTADEVRTMAAAALAIGDGQLPAEVADRLVRDAEGNPFVVEELLGGMVSAGGLSRGPAGDWQIRGDLGIDVPTTVVHSVAQRAARLSPAGRTMLERAAVLGRRFSLPVLKLVTGLDDRDLLVHLRAGIDAQLISPSGPVGDWYEFRHALTAEALLAQLLPSERAAIASQAADAVERAHPGLPGEWCPQVAALRLTAGDTRAAALRYAEAARAARAGGAVNSAVALLEQAHELLADPAAAADRTPVAEQLVYTLIETGQLDRALTLAEALPEAGPGALDAARTVALHTRLAWAAVTASRYQDAATRVQHVRGLLGGFDSAAQTPAVDVVEAYLVFAGVERTGTDRAAEAERLARRAAAGAEQAGLAEVACQAWDLLALFERRHGFDRADACLERGLALATEHGLTTWQVTLLLRLGANEFLRSGSSARLQRAHRAALRHGALVLMHTAEATLAIQAVLRGEYATARDLTDRCVEATARLRNADNHQLVLLTRAALAAHRGRRREMERELAEFRRWDGERSLQLPLVFGSRAVCALLEEDRREALGELDRALAWEDQNPSVFYLSGRYGLRPLLRALSGQADPAEHAAAAAHPAAALPWNRQFERLAHAVHEGRAGRTAAALEAVAEAGRAGAPFLMAHRLGLRLVAEAALADGWGDPVEWLRGAEEYFHTAAVPSVAGACRELLRRAGAAVPQRRTGTAAVPAELRRQGLTVREYEVFLLLLHRLGNQEIAQRLFISPRTVEKHVASLLAKTGRPHRAALCDHAAEVLRLLEPVPGPNHPTGLSTTS; encoded by the coding sequence ATGCTCATCACATCACCGGTGGTGGTGGGTCGGGGCGATGAGCTCACGCTTCTGGACGCCTGCCTCGCCGCCGCACGGCAAGGGGAGGGCCGGGCAGTGTTCCTGCTCGGCGAGGCCGGGATCGGCAAGTCGCGGCTGGCCGCCGAGTGCGCGTACCGCGCGTTCTCGAGCGGCCTGGCCGTGTTGCGCGGCCGGGCCGCGACCACCGGGGCGACCATGCCGTTCCGCCCGATCGCCGAGGCCCTGCTCTCCTACTTCCGGCTCGGCGGACCGCCGCAGAGCCCCGAACTGGTGCCGTACCGCTCCGCGTTGGGCAACCTGCTGCCCGAGTGGCGCACCGCTGAACCGGCCGGCGAACCCGCCTCGCTGTTCGAGACCGCCGAGGCGGTGCTGCGCCTGCTGCTCGCGATCGGGCGCGACCTGGGTCAACACCGGCAGCCCGGCTGCCTGTTGGTCATCGAGGACCTGCACGACGCCGAAGCCGAGACCCTGGCCGTCCTGGAGTACCTCTGCGACAACCTCCGCAACCTGCCCGTCTGCCTGGTGGCCACCCTGCGCCCCGACGCGGACCAGGCCGGCGAGTTGGCCCGGACCGCGGCCCTGCGCCGGACCGCCGTACTCACCGAGCTGCGACCGCTGACCGCCGACGAGGTCCGCACCATGGCCGCCGCCGCGCTCGCGATCGGCGACGGACAGCTGCCCGCGGAGGTGGCCGACCGGCTGGTCCGCGATGCCGAGGGCAACCCCTTCGTGGTCGAGGAACTGCTCGGCGGCATGGTCAGCGCGGGCGGGCTGAGCCGTGGGCCGGCCGGCGACTGGCAGATCCGCGGCGACCTGGGCATCGACGTACCGACCACCGTGGTGCACAGCGTGGCCCAGCGCGCCGCCCGCCTCAGCCCGGCCGGGCGGACCATGCTGGAGCGCGCCGCCGTGCTCGGGCGACGCTTTTCGCTCCCCGTGCTCAAGCTGGTCACCGGACTGGACGACCGCGACCTGCTGGTCCACCTGCGGGCCGGCATCGACGCCCAACTGATCTCGCCCAGCGGCCCGGTGGGCGACTGGTACGAGTTCCGGCACGCACTGACCGCCGAGGCACTGCTCGCCCAACTGCTCCCCTCCGAGCGGGCGGCCATCGCCTCCCAGGCCGCCGACGCCGTCGAACGCGCCCACCCGGGCCTGCCCGGCGAGTGGTGCCCGCAGGTCGCGGCACTGCGGTTGACGGCCGGGGACACCCGGGCGGCCGCGCTGCGCTACGCCGAGGCCGCGCGGGCGGCGCGGGCCGGTGGAGCCGTCAACTCCGCCGTCGCGCTGCTGGAGCAGGCCCACGAGCTGCTCGCCGATCCCGCCGCGGCCGCCGACCGGACACCGGTGGCCGAACAGCTGGTCTACACACTGATCGAGACCGGCCAGCTGGACCGCGCGCTCACCCTGGCCGAGGCGCTGCCGGAAGCCGGACCGGGGGCGCTCGACGCCGCCCGCACCGTCGCGCTGCACACCCGGCTCGCCTGGGCCGCCGTCACCGCCTCGCGGTACCAGGACGCCGCCACCCGGGTGCAGCACGTCCGCGGCCTGCTCGGCGGCTTCGACAGCGCCGCCCAGACGCCGGCGGTGGATGTGGTCGAGGCGTACCTGGTGTTCGCCGGCGTGGAACGGACCGGTACCGACCGGGCCGCCGAAGCGGAACGGCTGGCGCGCCGAGCCGCCGCCGGCGCCGAACAGGCCGGGCTCGCCGAAGTCGCCTGCCAGGCCTGGGACCTGCTGGCCCTGTTCGAGCGCCGGCACGGTTTCGACCGGGCCGACGCCTGCCTGGAACGCGGCCTCGCGCTGGCCACCGAACACGGGCTGACCACCTGGCAGGTGACCCTCCTGCTGCGGCTCGGCGCCAACGAGTTCCTGCGCAGCGGCTCCTCCGCCCGGCTGCAGCGCGCCCACCGCGCGGCCCTGCGCCACGGCGCCCTGGTGCTGATGCACACCGCCGAGGCCACCCTGGCCATCCAGGCGGTCCTGCGCGGCGAGTACGCCACCGCCCGCGACCTGACGGACCGCTGCGTCGAGGCCACCGCCAGGCTGCGCAACGCCGACAACCACCAACTCGTGCTGCTCACCCGGGCGGCGCTCGCCGCGCACCGGGGACGGCGGCGCGAGATGGAGCGGGAACTCGCCGAGTTCCGCCGCTGGGACGGCGAGAGGTCGCTGCAACTGCCCCTCGTCTTCGGCAGCCGAGCGGTCTGTGCGCTGCTGGAGGAGGACCGCCGGGAGGCACTGGGCGAACTGGACCGCGCGCTGGCCTGGGAGGACCAGAACCCCTCGGTCTTCTACCTCAGCGGCCGCTACGGCCTGCGGCCGCTGCTGCGGGCCCTGTCCGGGCAGGCCGATCCGGCGGAGCACGCCGCCGCGGCCGCCCATCCGGCCGCCGCGCTGCCCTGGAACCGCCAGTTCGAGCGGCTGGCGCACGCGGTGCACGAGGGGCGGGCCGGGCGAACCGCCGCCGCGCTGGAGGCCGTTGCCGAGGCGGGCCGAGCCGGCGCGCCGTTCCTGATGGCCCACCGGCTCGGGCTGCGGCTGGTCGCGGAGGCCGCCCTGGCGGACGGCTGGGGCGATCCGGTGGAGTGGCTGCGCGGCGCCGAGGAGTACTTCCACACCGCCGCCGTCCCCTCGGTCGCCGGCGCCTGCCGCGAGCTGCTGCGGCGGGCGGGCGCGGCCGTTCCGCAGCGCCGCACCGGCACCGCGGCGGTGCCGGCCGAGCTGCGGCGCCAGGGCCTGACGGTTCGCGAGTACGAGGTGTTCCTCCTGCTGCTCCATCGGCTGGGCAACCAGGAGATCGCGCAGC
- a CDS encoding type 2 lanthipeptide synthetase LanM family protein: protein MTDPQTWWAGGVALAERLPAPPQPAADPGDLTGLWRRDYPSAALFRARLADLGLDENGLCALLAEEPAALAARIGEPPWVGTVERAIAAAPLDPALPPGDGSWSEGFAAVLAPFTETAAERLLRAAEQAGLGALADLAALRRCFTDQLGAALVQLARRTLVLELNVLRVAGRLQGGTPERRFADFVRQTSARPSLRALLTEYPVLARLLAQCCDQAVAAWSELLERLCADRTALVGALLAGADPGRLVEVTTGAGDRHRGGRSVAVLRFEHGARAVLKPRPLAVHRHFNDTVRWLNSRLPGLDLRTLAVLERPGYGWVEHAAAAPCTDQAQVGRFYRRLGTLLALVHALGGTDVHFENLLACADQPVLVDLETLFHPAPAQPAADDPALAAFQSSVYRTALLPCLVAGEHGTLDLSALGGDRDTPLPNDVTGWDAPATDEMRLVRTTGVFQGAANRPRLAGIDADPGGHTEALLDGFRDGYDAILAHRDELTGPDGLLAGFAADETRAVLRPTHWYATLLDESTHPDVLRDALERDRLLDTLWRDPSVEPAPHPLTGAESAALWAGDVPLVGCRPGSTELTAGTRTATGLVKESGLARAERRLATMNRTDRSDQEWVIRAALATRRTGHHATAAPPPSPLAATVPDPERLLAAACGIADRILADAHDDGRRVNWLGLEPLDDRLWAILPQGAGLPHGYCGTALFLAQLAALTGTERFTSAARRTLTPVPSLLTALADRPGDLTAIGAGFAGLGGIAYALSRLAALLDDGEIAAWADTAVDLAAMAVDLTTGPAEEAGLTTGPAEEAGLLDGDAGCLAAMLAVQRSTGSARAARAALACADRLAARAPEDLPSGGFRSGAAGIGWALLRYAAAGGTARHAAAGLAALHTAADREATAAVGTGWCDGPSGTALALADSGTATADPALAALLDRAVAAAASRTVGDHSLCHGATGAIELLLTAGAAGLADPGAVVPRAGALLAGLDRFGPRCGTPDAVSSPGLLAGLAGIGYGLLRLGFGSRVPSVLLLHPANPHN from the coding sequence ATGACCGATCCGCAGACCTGGTGGGCGGGCGGCGTGGCGCTGGCCGAGCGGCTGCCGGCACCCCCGCAACCCGCCGCCGACCCGGGTGACTTGACCGGGCTGTGGCGCCGCGACTACCCGTCGGCCGCGCTCTTCAGGGCCCGGCTGGCCGACCTCGGGCTGGACGAGAACGGGCTGTGCGCCCTGCTCGCCGAGGAGCCCGCGGCGCTGGCGGCCCGGATCGGCGAGCCGCCCTGGGTCGGCACGGTCGAGCGGGCGATCGCGGCCGCTCCGCTCGACCCGGCGCTGCCGCCGGGCGACGGCTCCTGGTCGGAAGGCTTCGCGGCGGTGCTCGCGCCGTTCACCGAGACGGCGGCCGAGCGGCTGCTGCGGGCCGCCGAGCAGGCCGGCCTCGGCGCCCTGGCCGATCTGGCGGCCCTGCGCCGCTGCTTCACCGATCAGTTGGGCGCGGCACTGGTCCAACTGGCACGGCGGACCCTGGTGTTGGAGCTCAATGTGCTGCGGGTGGCCGGGCGGCTGCAGGGCGGTACGCCCGAGCGGCGGTTCGCGGACTTCGTCCGGCAGACCTCGGCGCGGCCTAGCCTGCGCGCCCTGCTCACCGAATACCCGGTGCTGGCCCGGCTGTTGGCGCAGTGCTGCGACCAGGCCGTGGCGGCCTGGTCCGAACTGCTGGAGCGCTTGTGCGCCGACCGGACCGCGCTGGTCGGAGCACTCCTCGCGGGCGCCGACCCGGGCCGGCTGGTCGAGGTGACCACCGGGGCCGGCGACCGCCACCGCGGCGGCCGATCGGTCGCCGTCCTGCGCTTCGAGCACGGCGCCAGAGCGGTCCTCAAACCCCGTCCGCTCGCCGTGCACCGCCATTTCAACGACACCGTCCGCTGGCTCAACTCCCGGCTGCCCGGCCTGGACCTGCGGACCCTGGCCGTACTTGAGCGGCCCGGTTACGGCTGGGTGGAGCACGCTGCCGCCGCGCCGTGCACCGACCAGGCGCAGGTCGGCCGGTTCTACCGGCGGCTCGGCACACTGCTGGCCCTGGTCCACGCCCTCGGGGGCACCGACGTCCACTTCGAGAACCTGCTCGCCTGCGCGGACCAGCCGGTCCTGGTGGACCTGGAGACGCTCTTCCACCCCGCCCCGGCTCAGCCGGCGGCGGACGACCCCGCCCTGGCGGCCTTCCAGTCCTCCGTCTACCGGACCGCGCTGCTGCCCTGCCTGGTGGCCGGCGAGCACGGCACCCTCGACCTCTCCGCGCTCGGCGGAGACCGCGACACCCCGCTGCCGAACGACGTCACCGGCTGGGACGCGCCCGCCACCGACGAGATGCGCCTGGTCCGCACCACCGGCGTGTTCCAGGGCGCGGCCAACCGGCCGCGGCTGGCGGGCATCGACGCCGACCCGGGCGGGCACACCGAGGCACTGCTCGACGGCTTCCGCGACGGCTACGACGCCATCCTCGCCCATCGCGACGAACTGACCGGCCCCGACGGCCTGTTGGCCGGCTTCGCGGCCGACGAGACCCGGGCCGTGCTGCGCCCCACCCACTGGTACGCCACCCTGCTCGACGAGTCCACCCACCCCGACGTGCTGCGCGACGCCCTGGAACGCGACCGGCTGCTCGACACCCTGTGGCGGGACCCGTCCGTGGAACCGGCGCCGCACCCGCTGACCGGCGCCGAGTCGGCCGCGCTCTGGGCGGGCGACGTCCCGCTGGTCGGCTGCCGGCCCGGCAGCACCGAACTGACGGCGGGCACCCGCACGGCCACCGGGCTGGTCAAGGAATCCGGTCTGGCCCGCGCCGAGCGCCGGCTCGCCACGATGAACCGAACCGACCGGTCCGACCAGGAATGGGTGATCCGCGCCGCGCTCGCCACCCGCCGCACCGGCCACCACGCCACCGCCGCACCGCCGCCCAGTCCACTGGCCGCGACGGTCCCCGACCCGGAGCGGCTGCTGGCAGCCGCCTGCGGGATCGCCGACCGGATCCTGGCCGACGCGCACGACGACGGCCGCCGGGTGAACTGGCTCGGCCTGGAACCGCTCGACGACCGACTCTGGGCGATCCTGCCGCAGGGCGCCGGCCTGCCCCACGGATACTGCGGCACCGCGCTCTTCCTGGCCCAACTCGCCGCGCTCACCGGCACCGAGCGGTTCACCTCGGCGGCCAGGCGCACGCTGACCCCCGTCCCCAGCCTGCTCACCGCGCTGGCCGACCGGCCGGGCGACCTGACGGCCATCGGCGCCGGCTTCGCCGGCCTCGGCGGGATCGCCTACGCGCTCAGCCGGCTCGCCGCCCTGCTGGACGACGGCGAAATCGCCGCCTGGGCCGACACCGCCGTCGACCTGGCGGCCATGGCGGTCGACCTGACGACCGGACCGGCCGAAGAGGCCGGGCTGACGACCGGACCGGCCGAAGAGGCCGGGCTGCTGGACGGCGACGCCGGATGCCTGGCCGCGATGCTCGCCGTCCAGCGGAGCACCGGCTCCGCGCGCGCCGCCCGGGCCGCCCTCGCCTGCGCCGACCGGCTCGCCGCCCGGGCGCCCGAGGACCTCCCGTCCGGCGGCTTCCGCAGCGGCGCGGCCGGCATCGGCTGGGCGCTGCTGCGGTACGCCGCGGCCGGCGGCACGGCCCGGCACGCCGCGGCGGGCCTGGCAGCGCTGCACACGGCAGCCGACCGGGAGGCCACCGCCGCCGTCGGCACCGGCTGGTGCGACGGACCGTCAGGGACCGCACTGGCCCTGGCCGACAGCGGCACCGCGACCGCCGACCCCGCACTGGCCGCCCTGCTGGACCGCGCCGTCGCAGCCGCCGCCTCGCGCACCGTCGGCGATCACAGCCTCTGCCACGGCGCGACCGGCGCCATCGAGCTGCTGCTCACCGCCGGTGCGGCGGGCCTGGCCGATCCCGGGGCCGTGGTGCCCCGGGCAGGCGCACTGCTGGCCGGACTCGACCGGTTCGGCCCGCGCTGCGGCACGCCCGACGCGGTCAGCAGCCCCGGGCTGCTGGCCGGACTGGCCGGCATCGGGTACGGGCTGCTCAGGCTCGGCTTCGGCAGCCGCGTCCCGTCGGTCCTCCTGCTGCACCCCGCGAACCCGCACAACTGA
- a CDS encoding AfsR/SARP family transcriptional regulator → MLRRRPAGYALAVDPWAVDARRFGELVLAAHRASTIGQPAEARSWADQALGLWTGPAYADLADARFLCAEISRLEELRSLAREVRVAARLALGEHRLSLLESRALTTEYPLRESGWALWALALYRSGRQAEALEALGAARRLLREQLGADPGPELTLLTQRVLAHDPVLLEK, encoded by the coding sequence GTGCTGCGGCGCCGACCGGCCGGCTATGCGCTCGCGGTCGATCCCTGGGCGGTGGACGCGCGCCGGTTCGGCGAGCTGGTGCTGGCCGCCCACCGCGCGTCCACCATCGGGCAGCCGGCCGAGGCGAGGAGTTGGGCCGACCAGGCACTGGGCCTGTGGACCGGCCCGGCCTACGCGGACCTGGCGGACGCCCGCTTCCTGTGCGCCGAGATCAGCCGGTTGGAGGAGCTGCGCTCGCTCGCCCGCGAGGTGCGGGTCGCGGCCCGGCTCGCCCTCGGCGAGCACCGGCTCTCGCTGCTGGAGAGCCGGGCCCTGACGACCGAGTACCCGCTGCGCGAGTCCGGGTGGGCGCTGTGGGCGCTGGCGCTGTACCGTTCCGGGCGGCAGGCCGAGGCGCTGGAGGCCCTCGGGGCCGCCCGTCGGCTGCTGCGCGAGCAACTCGGGGCCGACCCCGGCCCGGAGTTGACGCTGCTCACGCAGCGGGTGCTGGCCCATGATCCGGTACTGCTGGAGAAGTGA
- a CDS encoding MFS transporter gives MRLPGRRFAAISGNPAFRRMWIGQFTSDLGSSVTVLALPMLAVAASGSAAEAGVLGTLTFLTTWLTSMPAGQLADRYPPRRVLLACDTVRLVAVGTIAAGALLHRTPFWLLALAVVVANAASMPFGPAAGKMLRTVVPADQLPEAVSVNQIRGYTASIVGPAVGGALFAAGRAVPFLTDALTYAASLVAVRGLPAGAAPAPDERTGRPERPRLREGLRVLRTTPFLRSTLVYSQLANPAVSMLLFVVLLRPGAGGGGVGLSLSAAAAAGLAGSTVAPWVYRRLGLRRLMLAVCLVRLLAAAVAALVGGPVALGGALAAVLLLGPVVGAAIGATTMQLVDYEVYGRVTGTSSFIGSALQPLAPLAAGVLVQTGGARSALGVVAGLFACCALTVVLGRGLDVAAPRAAEPKADRVGVTSPAVPDHGPAPAA, from the coding sequence ATGAGGCTGCCGGGGCGGCGGTTCGCCGCGATCAGCGGCAACCCCGCCTTCCGGCGGATGTGGATCGGCCAGTTCACCTCCGACCTGGGCAGCTCGGTCACCGTCCTGGCGCTGCCCATGCTGGCGGTGGCCGCCAGCGGCTCGGCCGCCGAGGCCGGTGTGCTCGGCACGCTCACCTTCCTGACCACCTGGTTGACGTCCATGCCCGCGGGGCAGCTGGCCGACCGGTACCCGCCGCGGCGGGTCCTGCTCGCCTGCGACACGGTCCGGCTGGTCGCGGTCGGCACGATCGCGGCGGGCGCGCTGCTCCACCGCACGCCGTTCTGGCTGCTGGCCCTGGCCGTGGTGGTCGCCAATGCGGCGTCGATGCCCTTCGGACCGGCCGCGGGCAAGATGCTGCGGACCGTCGTACCGGCCGACCAGCTGCCGGAGGCGGTCTCGGTCAACCAGATCCGCGGCTACACGGCGAGCATCGTGGGCCCGGCCGTCGGCGGCGCGCTCTTCGCCGCCGGCCGGGCGGTGCCGTTCCTGACCGACGCCCTGACGTACGCCGCTTCGCTGGTCGCGGTCCGCGGCCTGCCGGCCGGGGCAGCGCCCGCACCGGACGAGCGGACCGGGCGCCCCGAGCGGCCCCGACTGCGGGAAGGCCTGCGGGTGCTGCGCACCACGCCGTTCCTGCGCAGCACCCTGGTGTACTCACAACTCGCGAACCCCGCCGTCTCGATGCTGCTGTTCGTGGTGCTGCTGCGGCCCGGGGCCGGCGGGGGCGGCGTGGGCCTCTCGCTGTCCGCCGCCGCGGCCGCCGGTCTGGCCGGCTCGACGGTGGCCCCCTGGGTCTACCGGCGACTCGGGCTGCGGCGGCTGATGCTGGCCGTCTGCCTGGTGCGGCTGCTGGCGGCCGCGGTCGCGGCGCTGGTCGGCGGACCGGTGGCGCTCGGCGGCGCACTGGCCGCGGTGCTGCTGCTCGGACCGGTGGTGGGTGCGGCGATCGGGGCGACCACGATGCAGCTGGTGGACTACGAGGTGTACGGCCGGGTGACCGGCACCAGCTCGTTCATCGGCAGCGCGCTGCAGCCGCTCGCGCCGCTCGCCGCCGGAGTGCTGGTGCAGACCGGCGGTGCGCGCAGCGCGCTCGGCGTGGTCGCCGGGCTGTTCGCGTGCTGCGCGCTGACCGTCGTGCTGGGCCGGGGGCTGGACGTGGCGGCGCCCCGGGCCGCCGAGCCGAAGGCCGACCGAGTCGGCGTCACTTCTCCAGCAGTACCGGATCATGGGCCAGCACCCGCTGCGTGA